From Magnolia sinica isolate HGM2019 chromosome 13, MsV1, whole genome shotgun sequence, one genomic window encodes:
- the LOC131224232 gene encoding uncharacterized protein LOC131224232 encodes MSYEEAVQSAPLHVTDEDWRILCDRFLSDSFQKRSKINSDNRGKLEVNHVAGSKSFVRLRHDMRDSITGQEPGPVDFYKGTHCRQSTGSWVHPRASEIWDEMNTLRSQPTPDGTRGVPLSFSFKNDCLGESDTGN; translated from the exons ATGAGCTACGAGGAGGCCGTACAGTCCGCACCACTGCACGTGACCGATgaggactggcggatactctgcgataggtttttgtctgattcttttcag aagaggagcaaaataaattctgacaatagaggaaagttagaagtgaaccacgtagctggttcaaagtcatttgtacgacttcgtcacgacatg cgagattccatcactggccaggagcccggaccagtagacttctacaaagggactcactgtcggcagtcgacaggatcttgggtacatcctagagccagcgagatttgg gatgagatgaacaccttacgcagtcagcccactcccgatggtactcgcGGA GTTCCCTTGAGCTTCAGCTTCAAGAATGATTGCCTCGGAGAATCGGATACTGGAAACTAA
- the LOC131224104 gene encoding uncharacterized protein LOC131224104: MKRKFYVVFVGRTPGIYETWEECKSQVHGFSGCLHKSFTVYEDVMLAWNQHKATTIGKAVDETDGSRYVRASATSTTVDSGTCVAAPILPTVIGGDGSQDGNEERVGLDGPRNDLHIHRLLVGLLLGLFVLFAAGYVTICSSG, encoded by the exons ATGAAGAGGAAGTTTTATGTAGTATTTGTGGGCAGAACACCTGGTATATACGAGACATGGGAAGAGTGCAAATCTCAAGTTCATGGATTCAGTGGATGCTTACATAAGTCATTCACTGTATATGAAGATGTCATGCTTGCATGGAATCAACACAAG GCCACCACCATCGGTAAAGCAGTGGACGAAACAGACGGAAGTCGGTATGTTCGTGCATCAGCTACTAGTACGACGGTGGATAGCGGGACATGTGTAGCTGCACCCATATTGCCAACTGTAATTGGTGGTGATGGTTCGCAAGATGGTAATGAAGAAAGAGTGGGACTTGATGGTCCAAGAAATGACCTACATATTCATCGTCTGCTTGTTGGTTTGCTGCTTGGTCTCTTCGTATTATTTGCCGCTGGTTACGTGACTATCTGCAGCAGTGGATAA